The following proteins come from a genomic window of Nothobranchius furzeri strain GRZ-AD chromosome 1, NfurGRZ-RIMD1, whole genome shotgun sequence:
- the selenoh gene encoding selenoprotein H isoform X2 — translation MASKAGRRGTKRKAEVEAEQTSTQKETGEEHVGQQNLKVVIEHCKSURVYGRNAQEVKSALLAIRPGLSVVINPDKPRRNSFEISLLDGDKETSLWSGIKKGPPRKMKFPQPEAVAAALQEALKSE, via the exons ATGGCGTCTAAAGCAG GTCGTCGAGGTACGAAACGCAAAGCGGAGGTTGAGGCTGAGCAGACGTCAACACAGAAGGAGACCG gagagGAGCACGTTGGCCAGCAAAACCTCAAGGTGGTTATTGAACATTG TAAAAGCTGACGAGTGTATGGGCGTAATGCCCAGGAGGTGAAGTCAGCCCTTCTGGCCATCCGCCCTGGTCTGAGTGTGGTCATCAACCCTGACAAACCCCGCAGGAACAGCTTTGAGATCTCTCTGCTGGATGGGGACAAAG AAACGTCCCTGTGGAGCGGCATCAAGAAGGGTCCACCACGTAAAATGAAGTTTCCACAACCTGAAGCTGTTGCAGCTGCTCTGCAGGAAGCCTTAAAGAGTGAATAA
- the selenoh gene encoding selenoprotein H isoform X1: MFVHQTCCYCSGRRGTKRKAEVEAEQTSTQKETGEEHVGQQNLKVVIEHCKSURVYGRNAQEVKSALLAIRPGLSVVINPDKPRRNSFEISLLDGDKETSLWSGIKKGPPRKMKFPQPEAVAAALQEALKSE; the protein is encoded by the exons atgtttGTGCACCAAACATGTTGTTACTGCTCAGGTCGTCGAGGTACGAAACGCAAAGCGGAGGTTGAGGCTGAGCAGACGTCAACACAGAAGGAGACCG gagagGAGCACGTTGGCCAGCAAAACCTCAAGGTGGTTATTGAACATTG TAAAAGCTGACGAGTGTATGGGCGTAATGCCCAGGAGGTGAAGTCAGCCCTTCTGGCCATCCGCCCTGGTCTGAGTGTGGTCATCAACCCTGACAAACCCCGCAGGAACAGCTTTGAGATCTCTCTGCTGGATGGGGACAAAG AAACGTCCCTGTGGAGCGGCATCAAGAAGGGTCCACCACGTAAAATGAAGTTTCCACAACCTGAAGCTGTTGCAGCTGCTCTGCAGGAAGCCTTAAAGAGTGAATAA